A window of the Caldibacillus debilis DSM 16016 genome harbors these coding sequences:
- a CDS encoding DUF1646 family protein produces MMIGLMIILLLVLVLPFTVHKVEANLEIFLFVMGIISVFVSDAFSEELLRKALEDPVHITAAVLVSGLLFKWFRSPLEKAILFVQQKLPSGVFIALVVIVLGLVASVITAIIAALVLVLVASVVRYDRKSEILFTIFACFSIGLGAALTPIGEPLSTITVSKLDAEFFYLIDLVGMFVIPAVVLYGILAAVLIRPAESADGLDAGPLSESYKAIFLRTAKIYLFVAGLTLLGAGFEPFIKEYLVGLNPLILYWINIISATLDNATLAAAEISPLMEDRTIQSILLGLIISGGMLIPGNIPNIVAAGRLNITSREWARYGVPIGILSMIVCFVILVFIYY; encoded by the coding sequence ATGATGATCGGCTTGATGATCATTTTATTGCTTGTGCTCGTCCTGCCTTTTACGGTTCACAAAGTGGAGGCGAATCTGGAAATATTTTTGTTCGTCATGGGGATCATTTCCGTTTTTGTCAGCGATGCATTTTCCGAAGAACTGCTCCGGAAAGCCCTCGAAGATCCGGTCCATATTACGGCCGCCGTTCTCGTTTCCGGGCTGCTCTTTAAATGGTTCCGTTCCCCTTTGGAAAAAGCCATTTTATTCGTACAACAAAAATTGCCCTCCGGCGTTTTTATCGCCCTTGTCGTTATCGTTTTGGGGCTGGTCGCTAGCGTGATCACCGCCATCATCGCCGCCCTGGTGCTCGTATTGGTTGCCAGCGTGGTGCGCTACGACCGAAAATCCGAAATCCTGTTCACCATCTTTGCCTGTTTTTCCATCGGCCTCGGCGCGGCGTTGACTCCGATCGGGGAGCCGCTGTCGACGATCACCGTCAGCAAATTGGATGCGGAGTTTTTTTATTTGATCGATTTGGTCGGCATGTTTGTCATTCCCGCGGTTGTCTTGTACGGCATTTTGGCGGCGGTTCTCATCCGCCCGGCCGAATCTGCCGATGGGCTGGATGCCGGCCCCCTGTCGGAAAGCTATAAGGCCATCTTCCTGCGGACGGCAAAAATCTATTTGTTTGTCGCGGGGCTGACGCTGCTCGGCGCCGGCTTTGAGCCGTTTATTAAAGAATATTTGGTGGGACTGAATCCTCTGATCCTGTATTGGATAAACATCATTTCCGCCACTTTGGATAACGCCACCTTGGCCGCCGCGGAAATCAGCCCGCTGATGGAGGACCGGACGATCCAATCCATTTTGCTGGGGCTGATCATCAGCGGAGGCATGCTGATCCCCGGAAATATTCCGAACATCGTCGCCGCCGGGAGACTGAATATCACCAGCAGGGAGTGGGCCAGATACGGCGTCCCCATCGGGATCCTGTCGATGATCGTTTGCTTTGTTATATTAGTTTTTATATACTATTAA